The DNA window GTACCGATAAAACGGGAACACTGACACTTGACAAAATTGTATTGGAAACCCACCTCAACGTTCGGGGTATCGAAGATGATGAAGTATTGAAATGGGCTTACCTCAACAGTTTTCACCAGACCGGACTTAAAAATCTACTAGACCAGGCTGTTCTCGACCATGCAGAAGTTCATAACCTGATGAAAGCAGATGAATTGTACCTGAAAGTAGATGAAATTCCTTTCGATTTTGAAAGAAGAAGAATGTCTGTTATCCTCAATACCTCCAAAGGTAAACACCTCATGATCTCTAAAGGAGCAGTAGAAGAAATGCTTTCTCTATGCAAATATGCTTTGGATCCCGGGGAAGACCACAGTTTACATATTGAAAATGATAATATTGTCCCGCTGGACGATCTTATGAAACAGCAAATCATCAAAATGTCTGAGAAGCTTAATGCAGAAGGGCTGAGAGTATTATTAGTAGCTATTAAAGAATTTGATGGAAACCACGCTTTAAATTACTCTGTCGCAGATGAAGATCATCTTATTCTTACCGGATTTATAGGATTTCTGGATCCTGCGAAACCTTCTGCAGAACCAAGTATAAAAGCATTGCACAAGCTAGGTGTTGAAGTGAAAGTTGTGACAGGTGATAATGATATTGTTGCTAAAAAAATATGCCACGATGTAGGAATTCCAATCAACACGATTATGTTGGGAGACACCATGGATCATATGAGCGATGAGGAACTCAGTAAAGATATGGATATGTACTCTGTTTTTGCTAAAGTAAATCCATTACAAAAGCAACGTATCGTAAAAATATTAAGATCGAAGGGGCACACCGTAGGATTCATGGGAGACGGAATCAATGATGCGGCAGCCATCAAGGAAGCTGATGTGGGCATTTCTGTAGATACAGGAGCTGATATCGCCAAAGAAAGTGCAGATATTATCCTTCTGGAGAAAGATTTAATGGTGTTGCGAAGTGGTGTAATCTATGGCAGAAGAACCTTTGGAAATATCGTTAAATATATCAAAATGACAGCCAGCAGCAATTTCGGGAACATGTTCAGCATGATCGGAGCCAGCGCGCTTCTTCCATTTTTACCCATGCTTCCGCTGCAGATTCTGACCCAGAACTTACTTTACGATATTTCACAATCTTCCATTCCATGGGATACGATGGACAAAGATTTTCTGGAAAAACCAAAAAAATGGGAAGCCGACAGTATCAAAAAGTTCATGTTGTATATCGGTCCTTTGAGTTCAATTTTTGATTATGTAACGTTTGCTGTGATGTTCTTTGTTTTCAAAGCCAATACTCCCGAACATCAGAGTTTGTTTCAGACCGGTTGGTTTGTGGAAGGCTTGCTGTCCCAGACCTTGATCGTTCATATTATCAGAACAAAAAAGATTCCGTTTATTCAAAGCTGGGCTGCTACGCCTGTCGTTGCTTTAACCAGTTTAATCATGCTCATCGGAATTCTGATTCCTTTCAGTCCTATTGCTGTATATCTGAAGATGGAACCGTTGCCTTTAAGCTATTTCCCTTATCTGATAGGAATTCTTACAGGTTATTGTATCCTCACTCAGTTCGTTAAGCAATGGTTTATTAAAAAATTCGGACAGTGGCTGTAAAATTCAAATCATCCTTTCTAACAGTTTTCTAATAGCTTTTTAAAGGTTCTCTAACAGACTATTACAAAGGATGAAAATACTTTTGCAACAATAAAGAACTATGATTATAGATATTTCATAAAAAATATCACTTTAAATTGAAATACTATAGAAAAATTAAATTAGTGATTATAAACATCTTATATGAGAAAAACAGTATTAACAATGATCCTTCTGGCATTGGTTACCTCTTGTAAAAACTCCAAAAACGAAACCCCTCAGGATCACGACCTCCTGATCAAAGGCAATGACGTCATTGTTCCTGAAAACAATCCTGTTTTCAAAAAAATAAAAACCGAAACCGTAGCTGAACAGGAACATAGTGACGGTGTAGTATCCGCAGGAACGATTCAGGCTATTCCTAATCATTATGCCGAAATTGCAAGTCCTTTTTCGGGAAGGATCACTAAATCTTTCATTCAGTTGGGGCAGAATATTTCGGCAGGCAGCCCTCTTTTTGAAATTCTTTCTTCCGATTATTTTTCAGTTCAGAAAGATTATACTGATGCTTTAAACGATGTACAGCTTGCCGAGAAAAACTACAAACGTCAGCAAGATCTGGTAAAGCATGGAGTGGGAATTCAGAAAGAGCTGGATGAAGCAGAAACGGATTTTAAGAATAAAAAGACATCCCTCTCCAACGCCTCTTCAGCTCTGAAAGTATACAACAGCAAAGGAGGTGGTATCGGAAGACCACTTATTGTAAGAGCACCGATCAGCGGGGAAATTATTTCCAACAAAATAGTTAACGGTCAATATTTGAAAGGAGATGCTGATCCGGTTATGATCATCGCAGAATTGTCCAAGGTTTGGATTTCCGGGGATGTAAAAGAAAAAGACATCCGGTTTGTAAATACGGGAGATCATGTTTCCGTTAAGGTAAGTGCTTATCCTGATCGGAATATTACCGGAAAAGTATATCATATTAATGAAATCGTGGATGAAAACACCCGAAGTATAAAAGTCCTTATTGAATGCGATAATCCGGACAGAAAATTAAAACCGGGGATGTACGCCACGGTTAATTTCTCCACCACTCCTACAAGAACAATTATGATTCCTGTCACCGCATTAATGCAACAGGACAGTTCACAATATGTATGGGTAAAAACCGGGAAAAATCAATTTACCAAACGTTCGGTTACGACCGGAGAAACAGATCAGAAAACAGTAAGAATTACCTCGGGATTAAAGGTAGGAGAAACAATTATGACAGAAGGTGGAATCTATATGCTTGATGCTAAATAATGTAAACGATATTAAAAAATGTATAAAGAACCGACAGAACCTCTGTTTCTTCTAAAAACTTTATACAAAACTTGAGAACTATGAAGCAATTACTTACAATCTCTATACAGAAAAGATGGCTGATGCTCGCCCTCTTTCTATTACTCGGTTTCTTTGGCTATTATTCCTGGACAAAATTATCAGTAGAAGCATATCCTGATATCGCTGATGTCACCTCACAGGTGGTCACCCAGGTTCCGGGGCTTGCTGCTGAAGAAGTGGAGCAACAAATTACTATTCCATTAGAACGTTCATTGAATGGTCTTCCGGGGATGCATGTGATGCGTAGCAAAAGTACTTTTGGACTTTCTATTATCACAATGGTTTTTGATGATGGTGTTGATGATTATTGGGCGAGACAACGTATACAGGAAAGGTTATCTGATGTAACTCTTCCTTACGGGGCACAACCGGGGCTGGATCCACTAACATCTCCCATCGGCGAAGTATACCGTTATATTATCGAAAGTAATAACCACAGCCTGCGTGAATTGACAGATTTACAAAAATTTGTCATCATTCCCCGTATCAAACAGGTTTCAGGGGTTGCCGATGTCACCAACTTCGGAGGAATTACCACACAGTTTCAGATCGAGCTGGATCCTCACAAACTTGAACAATATGGACTTTCATTATCTGAGGTCACAGAAACTATTTCTAAAAATAATGTCAGCGCCGGAGGTAGTATGCTTCCCCGGGGAAATCTCGCTTATGTTATCCGTGGAATAGGTCTTGTAAAAGAATTGAATGACCTCGGTAAAATCGTGGTAAAAACCGAAAACGGAGTTCCTGTATTTCTGAATGATGTAGGAACATTAAAATATGGAAACCTTGAAAGAAAAGGAATTCTGGGCTATACCGACAGAAAACGCAATTATTCCGAAAGCGTTGAAGGGATCGTACTTTTATTAAGAGGGCAAAATCCTTCTCAGGTTCTGGAAGGCGTTCACGAAGCCATTGAAGAATTAAATAATGAAACACTTCCTGCCGGAGTAAAGATTCATCCTTTTCTGGATAGAACAGATCTTGTAAAAACAACTCTTACTACAGTTTCTCACACGCTTACCGAAGGAATCGTGCTGGTCATTATCGTATTGATTGTTTTTCTGGGCAGTTGGCGGGGAGCTTTATTAGTGGCAATCACCATTCCGCTCTCTTTATTGTTTGCGTTTATCCTGATGCATTTTACGAATATTCCCGCTAACCTTCTTTCTCTTGGTGCTATTGACTTCGGAATTATTGTAGACGGGGCCATTGTAATGCTGGAAACGATTCTTAAAAAAAGAGAAGATAATCCTGAAGAAGCTCTGGAGGAAAAAAGCATTACCAAAAGGGTTGTTGAAGTTGCCAAACCAATCTTCTTTTCCACGATCATTATTATCACGGCCTATCTTCCATTGTTTGCTTTCGAAAGAGTTGAGAAAAATTATTTACCCCAATGGCATTCACTGTAGGTTATGCTTTACTGGGAGCACTTGCCGTTGCATTGCTGCTTATTCCCGGTCTGGCTTATGTGATCTACCGTAAACCACAAAAAATATATCATAACAAATGGCTGGAAAAAATAAGTAATGCCTATGGAAAAAGAATAGAGAAAATCATGCAGGCTCCTAAAAAAGTTATTCTGCCGGTAAGTATCGTTTTATTATCTGCAGGAATTTTATCCTATTCGGTAGGAAAAGATTTCCTTCCTGAGCTTGATGAAGGCTCCATCTGGCTACAAGTACAGCTTCCGCCGGGTATTTCTCTGGCAAAAGCGAAAGAGATGAGTGATACTTTACGGGCAAGAACCTTAAAACATTCTGAAATCACTTATATGATGGTTCAGGCCGGCCGAAATGATGATGGAACCGACCCATGGACAGCCTCTCACTTCGAAGTTTCCGTCGGAATAAAACCGTACAGCGAATGGCCTTCAGGAAAAACCAAAGCAGATTTAATTAAAGAGCTCGCTGTTGATTATAAAGATATGCCGGGATTCACCGTCGGATTTTCGCAACCGATGATCGACGGGGTAATGGATAAAATTTCCGGAGCCCACAGTGAGCTGGTCGTAAAAGTATATGGTGAAGACTTCAAAGAAACCAGAAGAATTGCCGAAAATATACTTTCTACATTGAACAAAATTCCAGGTTCTGCCGATCTTGCCATTGACCAGGAACCCCCATTACCTCAGCTACAGATTATTGCTGACAGGGATAAAATTGCCCAGTACGGATTGAATGTTGCTGATGTGGCGGACCTTATTGAAGTCGCTCTGGGCGGAAAAGCCATTTCTCAGATTTTTATCGGTAACAAAGTTTATGATATCTCCTGCCGTTACACTGAAGACAGTCGAGACACTCCCGACAAAATCGGAAACCTCATGCTTACCTCAGCAACAGGAGCCAAAATTCCTTTATCCCAGGTGGCAGAAGTAAAACTGAGTACCGGAGAAAGCACTATTACCAGAGAAATGAATAAACGCCATCTCACGGTAAAACTCAACCTCAGAGGCACCGATCTTTCATCTTTCCTGAAAAAAGCTCAGGATAAAATTGAGAAAGATATAAAATATGATCATGAGAAATATACGATCAAATGGGGCGGTCAGTTCGAAAACCAAAACAGGGCTTATTCCAGATTGGCATTTATCGTTCCTTTGGCATTGGCCATCATGTTTCTGTTATTGTATGGTGCATTTGGAGACTTTAAGCAGGCTTTGGTACTGATGTCTATTGTTCCATTGGCATTATTTGGTGGAATGCTGGCACTCAATATCCGGGGTATGTCTCTTAACGTATCTTCGGCTGTTGGCTTCATTGCTCTGTTTGGAGTTGCTATTCAGAATGGTGTGATTATGATTTCTCATATCAACGACCTGCGTAAGAAAGGACATGACTTGAAACATGCTGTGATAAAAGGAGCTCACGATCGTTTCAGGCCGGTACTGATGACAGCCACCGTTGCCGTGATCGGTTTATTCCCTGCATCGCTGGCAACAGGAATTGGCTCAGATGTACAGCGTCCACTGGCAACAGTTATCGTTTACGGACTGATGTTCTCTACTATTTTAACACTCTTCGTTCTGCCTGCTATTTATTTTATGGCTGAACGTGGCAATAAAAAACAAAATTTGGAATCAGATGAAGCACTTACTCCTACCTATGAAGATTAAAATTCATTTTGTCATCATATTAGTCACTGTACTGAGTATGACAGGAATGGTAAAAGCGCAGGATAAAGAGCTTTTACGATTTGAAGAATACCTGAGCCTTGTCGGAAAGAAAAATCTCGGCTATGCATCACAGAAATACAACGTAAGTATGGCTGAAGCGGCTATTCAAACTGCAGGTATGTTTCCTGATCCTCAACTGGAAGTAGAAACCACCAATAACGGTGTGAATAAAAACATGGGCTATGTCTATGGTTCCTCCATCGGATGGACTCTGGAATTAGGAGGAAAAAGAAAAGCCCGGATAAATCTTGCGAAAAACCAGTCGGAGCTAAGTAAAATACAACTGCAGGACTTTTTTAGAAACCTTAGAGCAGATGCGAGCTTAGGATATATTGATGCCTTAAAATCCAAGGCTCAACTTGAGGTGCAACAGGATTCTTACAAGAATATGCTGCAATTGGCAAAATCCGACAGTATCCGATACCGTTTAGGAACCATATCACTGGTCACATCAAAGCAAAGCAAACTGGAAGCAGCATCCTTGCTGAATGAGGTATATCAGGCTGAAAGTGCCGAGCAACAAGCATTAACCAATCTCTCAGTATTTCTAAGTGACAACAAAATAACAGGCAGAGATGTTGATGGTGATTTTAATGCATTCAACAGAGATTTCAGTATTGATGACCTGATGCTGCAGGCATTGAATGAAAGAGCCGATTTAATGGCAGCCAAACAAAATACACAAGTCGCCAAAAGCCAGATCAACCTTGAAAAAGCCAATCGTATGATCGATCTGGGACTGAGTGCCGGTGCTGAACGACATACCGAAGCAACGAATGAAATTGCTCCCTCCCCAACAGTAAATGCTGTAAAGGTAGGTCTTAGTATTCCATTAAAATTTTCCAACAGGAGAAATGCAGGATTGAAAATAGCAGAAATGGCTCATTCACAGGCAGAAGTTGAGTATCAACAGATCGAACAGGGAATAAGAGCTGAAGTGATGCAGGCTTATCAACAGTATATGGCTACTCAAAAACAGGTCAAGCAATTTCATAACGGAATGCTTGCTGAAGCTAAAAGTATATTGGAAGGAATCACCTACAGTTACAAAAGAGGAGAAAGCTCGATCCTCGAAGTCCTGAATGCTCAAAGAACTTATAATGATGTAAGAAAAGACTATTACCAGGCACTTGCAGATAATGCAGCTGCTTTGATTGAACTGGAACGCAGGACAGGAATCTGGGACATTGAGTTTTAGAATAGCTGGAAAAAGAAAGTTTTTAAAATCAGGCGATAAGTAAGACTCCAATTAATTAACCTTTTTAAATTAAAAAAATCTTCTCTAAAAGACGATAAGGAGTCAATAAACACAAATAGTACTTCCAGCTTCTTGCTTCCACCTTAGCCCTCATTCAAAAAAGCCCCGAAATCTCTATGATTTCAGGGCTTTTTTTATTTCTTATAGTTAGATTCGTAAATATTGATCCAGTCATCAACGGTCATTTTAGTACTCAATTCGGCGATTAATTCAAACGGAATATCTTCTGTTTTTTTAAACCGGACGCAGGATTTACCCATATCTAGTTTTTTCTTCGAGTGTTTTGGATATTCTGTCACAAACCAATCCAGAAGTTCCGGTCTTGAGTATAACCCCATATGGTATAATGCTATAAAATTTTTCTGCGAGGCAAGATTAATAAACGGCAACGCAGTACCGGGAGTACAATGATAGCCTGCAGGATAAGTTGTTAACGGAACAGCCCAACCTATCATTCCATAACTGGTATTTTCTTCAAAACCTTTTGGCAGATTATCATTGATCGTATCAAAAAGTTTTTTAAAAGATTCCTGTCTTTCTTCAGGAATTTTCGAAATGTAATCTTCTATGGTAACTGCCTGAATCTGCATATTTTATTTTTATCTAAAATACAATTATTTTATAAAATTGTATACACTGAACATCTGCACTTCCTTCCCGTTTTTTTCAAGGAACAACATTTTATTTACATTCGGAACATATTGAATCATATTACCATCAGCAAATCCGAAGTTTTGGAAAAAGTTTCTCCCTTTATAAGTGAGGTTCACTTCCTGAGATTTCAAAGTGCCAAAATCAAAAACCTTCATAGAAAATCCTGTATTTCCAAACGCACCTTTAGGATAGAATGTAGAAATATAAAGATTATTTCCTGCCTCGGTTACATGAATTCTTTTCCCCGTGGAAGCTCCGGTTGCAACGAATTGCGTCACATCACCTTCTTTATTAAACTTCATCAGCATTCCTGCTTCCAGTTTATAGACAGGATCCGGAAAACGATTCATCGTTGTGGGTAATGGTCTTGTAACAGTTTCCTGCTGAATAGCCATCAAAATATCATCTCCTTTGATAATGGTTTTGATCACTTTCACATCATTCATATCTTTATCACCACCAAGATTGGTATTGCTGATGACCGCTTTTCCTGATTTCAGATCATAGAACATTACAGTCCCGAAAGTGCTTGCTCCAATCGTCACGGCAGCCTTCTTTCTACCAAAACTAATCAGATAATCATTATCGTTTTTACTGATTGAATATAGCTTTTCAGGAATATATTTATCATCAAATGGAAGATCTTTATCTTCATTATTGGAAACCAGTTCCAGTTTATAAGCTTCCTTCCAACCGGCAGCCTTACGCAGCAATACGATCTTTCCGGAGTTCGTTAATGTTAAAGACTTTTCAACATAATCATTACTCAGGGTAATTTCCTTGTTCCAAACTGGCGAAAGGGTTCTCAGATCCAATACCAGAACATCATTGATATTATCCGTTTTTTTGTTGGAATATCTGTCATTAAAAACAGCAGCATATTTTCCGTTTTCTGAAAAAAGAACATAGGTTGTTCCTGATTTATTAGTGGATTCAATGCTGTATTTGGCAATACTTTTTGTGATAAAAGTTCCATCTTTTTTACTGAACACATGCTGGAAAACTTCCTTTCTGTTTTCTTTTCCAAAATATTCTTCTGTAAAAGCTACAAATTTATCATCATCAATCTGCTGTGACCCCAGATAGTTGTGAAGTACGCCGTTTGTTTTGTTGGCATAATCTTTAACGTAGGTATCCACAAGACTTCCATTCTGATCCAGTTTTCTCATCAATAATTTTTTGTGAGGAAAAACGTTTCTCATTAATCCGTCTATATTGATTGCGCTGAACATATAAGAATTGTAATCATCTGCCAGCACCAGTTTATCATTGGTTTCAAGGTTGGCATCAACAGTGAACTTTGTTCCTTCCGTCACTTTTGTTTGTGCAAAAGAATACACAGAAGCTGTAATTAATGCCGAAGCAATAATTTGTTTAATCATGTTATTTTTAAGTTATTAGTTATTATAGATTTTTTCTTCTAATCTTTTTAATTCAAGATTTGCATCGTAGGATAATTTAATGTCTACCAAATGCTCCTGTAGTTCATTTAAGTATTTTTCAGCTTCCTGATAATTACCCAAAGCAACCTGTAATCTGATCAGGTTAAAATAAAGATACTCACCGATCTTTTGGTTATAAACGGCTTTTTTATCCTGGTAATTTACCTTTGTCAGAGAATTCTTCCAGATATCAATTCCCTTCTGCATATTTTCCATAGCGACTTTATTCGGTGCATAATCGGATTTTGCCTGAAGTTTTTTCAAATTGGTAGTGACATAGATGTATGCCTTTTCCAGGTCATCATATTCTCCTTTATTCTTTACACTTGCCAGCGTTACTGTAGAATTGATGGTCTGGTATCCAAAATTATCATTAAGAATATTTCTCGTACGATCCATCGTTCTTTGCAAAAATCTTTTTTCCTGAGCATTCAGGTTGATTTCATTGGTCGGAACACTTGCCACTTCTGCAAAATCTGAAAAATATGTTTTATCCAGTTTTATAGTTCCGTTTTGCTTTCCGATAATTCTTGTAGGCTGATTGGCAAAAGTTTTTCCCTGATTATCCTGAAAATTGGTTCTTTCCATTTCAATGGTAACATCCAGATAATTTCCACCTTTAGAAAAACCAAGGATATCCATCTGGGAAGCCAGGATCTTATTATCAACGATCAAAGCATCTTTTAAGTCGGGTTGTCTGTAAACCGGTACGGGAGGAATATTCAAAACAGGTCTTGAAGGTATTCTTAACACCGGAGCTCCATTTGTCGCTGCAATTTTTTCAACTGCAGATAATTTGCTGTATTCTGCAGATTCCAGTTTATATTTTTCCTGTAATTTTTTTACTTCAGCATCGTAATCTTTTAATCTTTCCGTATGTTCCAGTTTGGCAGATTCTACATTGGTCTGATAATTATCTACCTGTCTCTGGTAATCTTCTTTTGATTGCCTTAAAACATCATCTTTTGTAATATTATAGGGCGACTGTACGGTGATCTTATAGTTCCTGCTAGCAAGTTCTGTAGCAAAAACAGGCTCTTTTAAAAGTTGGAAGCTAATAATCTCTTTATCAATTCGCTGAGCATTAGAAAATTGGATACAGAATATTGGAGTTATTAAAAAAAGTTTCAGTCTATTCATAGGTTTTATAGTTTTCGGGCAAATGTATAATAATTTTATTAACATCGAATTTAATAGGTTATTAAATCATACATTTTCTTATTTCTCACAAAAAAGACAGCCACATATTCTATGACTGTCTTCACAATTATTTTTCTTTACAATTATTTTTTAATTGCTTTTACTGTAGACTGTGAACCGTCTTTAAAGTAAAGGGTTACAAAATACAATCCGGTATTCATTGCACTCAGATCAAGTTCTTTTACAGAACCTTCAACAGACTTTACAATTCTTCCTGTAGCATCCCCTACCGTTACTCTTTTTATATCCTTCGTATCAGACAAATATAAAATATCTTTAAAAGGATTAGGATGAACACTCACTTTACTAATTGTCTTTTTCACTTCCGAAGTACTAAGTTGAGCAGTTTCAACTGTAAAATCATCAACGTAGAAATTATAATCTGCAGAATCATTTACGGCACCTGAAGTTCCGTAAAAGGCAAACACAGTATTCGGGCTCGTATTTCCTAAATCATAAGAATAGACGTTAGAGGTATTGGAAGGAGTCTTACTGGCATTCCATGTTTCCAGTATTGTCCATGTTGTACCTCCATCATCTGAAACCAGGAAGTTAACAATATCATCAGAACCCATCGTGGTAGCAGCTGTTCCTGAATATGTCGTTACCCCGTAATTAAATTTCACTCTATACCCTCCCGCCGAAAGGTCAAACGGTACTGTTTTAAGCCAGCCTGTTCTGTTGGCACTATACACATTCATTGATGCTGATGCGTTGGAGCCTGTATTTAAAAAATTACGCTGTGTCCAATATGATGTAGTTGCAGAAGGCCCTGTTGCCGGTGTTCCACCGGAAAGAGCAGTCACCCAGCAAGTTCCCGGATAGCTGGTGAAATTATTGGTATATGCAGGCACCATAGCACCACACAATGTTGTAAATGATCCCGCGAAAGACCACGCACTTT is part of the Chryseobacterium lactis genome and encodes:
- the mgtA gene encoding magnesium-translocating P-type ATPase → MLKKSTNKNLNSAALVKLKEAASENEKMVYAMLETSEEGLSENTVKDRLKIYGKNEIAMQKAPSWLKQFAHSFFNPFNYILACIAVISLFIDVILAPANEKDLSTSIIISVMLLFSTTLRFIQEFRSNKAAEALKKMVKTSCLTKRKFKESEEIEITEIVPGDMVILSAGDMVPADCRILKSKDLFISESILTGEALPVEKNAFPIRDAKDQNPLTLQNICFMGTNVVSGSATVVVTNTGIFTYFGSISRSLVSKRPETAFDIGVNKVSFLLIRFMLIMTPVIFLINGFVKGDWMQALLFAIAVAVGLTPEMLPMIVTANLAKGAVNMSKKKVIVKRLNAIQNIGAMDILCTDKTGTLTLDKIVLETHLNVRGIEDDEVLKWAYLNSFHQTGLKNLLDQAVLDHAEVHNLMKADELYLKVDEIPFDFERRRMSVILNTSKGKHLMISKGAVEEMLSLCKYALDPGEDHSLHIENDNIVPLDDLMKQQIIKMSEKLNAEGLRVLLVAIKEFDGNHALNYSVADEDHLILTGFIGFLDPAKPSAEPSIKALHKLGVEVKVVTGDNDIVAKKICHDVGIPINTIMLGDTMDHMSDEELSKDMDMYSVFAKVNPLQKQRIVKILRSKGHTVGFMGDGINDAAAIKEADVGISVDTGADIAKESADIILLEKDLMVLRSGVIYGRRTFGNIVKYIKMTASSNFGNMFSMIGASALLPFLPMLPLQILTQNLLYDISQSSIPWDTMDKDFLEKPKKWEADSIKKFMLYIGPLSSIFDYVTFAVMFFVFKANTPEHQSLFQTGWFVEGLLSQTLIVHIIRTKKIPFIQSWAATPVVALTSLIMLIGILIPFSPIAVYLKMEPLPLSYFPYLIGILTGYCILTQFVKQWFIKKFGQWL
- a CDS encoding TolC family protein encodes the protein MKHLLLPMKIKIHFVIILVTVLSMTGMVKAQDKELLRFEEYLSLVGKKNLGYASQKYNVSMAEAAIQTAGMFPDPQLEVETTNNGVNKNMGYVYGSSIGWTLELGGKRKARINLAKNQSELSKIQLQDFFRNLRADASLGYIDALKSKAQLEVQQDSYKNMLQLAKSDSIRYRLGTISLVTSKQSKLEAASLLNEVYQAESAEQQALTNLSVFLSDNKITGRDVDGDFNAFNRDFSIDDLMLQALNERADLMAAKQNTQVAKSQINLEKANRMIDLGLSAGAERHTEATNEIAPSPTVNAVKVGLSIPLKFSNRRNAGLKIAEMAHSQAEVEYQQIEQGIRAEVMQAYQQYMATQKQVKQFHNGMLAEAKSILEGITYSYKRGESSILEVLNAQRTYNDVRKDYYQALADNAAALIELERRTGIWDIEF
- a CDS encoding DUF1801 domain-containing protein produces the protein MQIQAVTIEDYISKIPEERQESFKKLFDTINDNLPKGFEENTSYGMIGWAVPLTTYPAGYHCTPGTALPFINLASQKNFIALYHMGLYSRPELLDWFVTEYPKHSKKKLDMGKSCVRFKKTEDIPFELIAELSTKMTVDDWINIYESNYKK
- a CDS encoding efflux RND transporter periplasmic adaptor subunit, which gives rise to MRKTVLTMILLALVTSCKNSKNETPQDHDLLIKGNDVIVPENNPVFKKIKTETVAEQEHSDGVVSAGTIQAIPNHYAEIASPFSGRITKSFIQLGQNISAGSPLFEILSSDYFSVQKDYTDALNDVQLAEKNYKRQQDLVKHGVGIQKELDEAETDFKNKKTSLSNASSALKVYNSKGGGIGRPLIVRAPISGEIISNKIVNGQYLKGDADPVMIIAELSKVWISGDVKEKDIRFVNTGDHVSVKVSAYPDRNITGKVYHINEIVDENTRSIKVLIECDNPDRKLKPGMYATVNFSTTPTRTIMIPVTALMQQDSSQYVWVKTGKNQFTKRSVTTGETDQKTVRITSGLKVGETIMTEGGIYMLDAK